In Deferribacter autotrophicus, the sequence CCTTCAGGTAGCAATCAGAGTGGAGGCGGTTTGATTCTTTAATGGAAAAATATTGGAAGTTAATTAAAGTTGAGAAAAAATTTCAGGATCATATTCTCAATATAGATCATAAGTATTATGAGTTTTTAAAAAATGGTGAAACGCACCCATTTTGTGCAATAAATACGAAAAATTGGGTTGTGATAATTCCCGTTACGGATAATGGTAGATTTGTTTTGGTAAGACAATTTAGATTTGCAGTTGAAGATACTACTTTAGAGTTTCCTGGTGGTGCGATCGACTTAGGGGAGCCACATAGTTTGGCAGCAGTAAGAGAACTTGAAGAGGAAACAGGATATAAATCTGATGATATAAGATA encodes:
- a CDS encoding NUDIX hydrolase, translating into MEKYWKLIKVEKKFQDHILNIDHKYYEFLKNGETHPFCAINTKNWVVIIPVTDNGRFVLVRQFRFAVEDTTLEFPGGAIDLGEPHSLAAVRELEEETGYKSDDIRYLGFVHPNPAILSNKCHIYVAYNCKNVGKTNFDKFEDIEIVLMDETEFKKYLIDNKITHSIVVAAYTKYLLSKDQ